One Edaphobacter flagellatus genomic region harbors:
- a CDS encoding SulP family inorganic anion transporter: MNTTVDIITPKHQANSAGGPPGASTGSAKAGAWMRDLSASLVVFLVALPLCMGIALASGMPPAAGLVTGIIGGLVVGFLAGQPLQVSGPAAGLAVIVFQMVREHGVGALGPILMLAGAVQLVAGLLKTGRWFRAISPEVIHGMLAGIGVLIVIQQFHVVLDRAPEHSGPANIKAMWGAIFGGLFPLNGSKEEAAALVGITTIAVMLLWERFRPAKLKLVPGALLGITAATTMAQVLGLHVNRVKVPANLTQMISFPSLDALHGLKLSTIVGTALALAFIASAETLLSAAAVDQMQTRSKTNYDRELAAQGIGNILCGLVGSLPMTGVIVRSSANVQAGAETRRSAILHGAWMLVSVVLLGSMLRLIPTASLAAVLVLVGIKLVKPAEIKKLGRFGVVPVLIYFASMITIVATDLLTGVLVGVGLSLMRLLYTVTHLEARVVEEENNTHIHLNGVGTFLAIPRIAQALDKVGPGKDVHIHCANLRYIDHACIEVIEGWTEQREQNGQLVHVEIEKLHLRYRARVSESVS, from the coding sequence GTGAACACTACAGTGGACATCATTACACCCAAGCATCAAGCAAACTCCGCAGGCGGCCCGCCGGGCGCATCGACGGGCTCGGCGAAGGCGGGAGCGTGGATGCGCGACCTCTCCGCTTCTCTCGTTGTCTTTCTGGTGGCGTTGCCGCTGTGCATGGGCATTGCACTGGCTTCAGGCATGCCTCCCGCCGCTGGCCTGGTGACGGGCATTATCGGTGGTCTCGTCGTTGGATTTCTTGCGGGGCAACCGCTGCAGGTTTCGGGACCTGCAGCGGGACTCGCCGTTATCGTCTTTCAGATGGTGCGTGAGCACGGCGTCGGCGCGCTTGGGCCGATTCTGATGCTGGCCGGTGCTGTTCAGCTTGTAGCCGGATTGCTGAAGACGGGCCGTTGGTTCCGGGCGATTTCGCCTGAGGTGATTCACGGCATGCTTGCCGGCATCGGCGTGCTGATTGTGATCCAGCAGTTCCATGTCGTTCTGGATCGTGCACCGGAACACAGTGGACCGGCAAACATCAAGGCGATGTGGGGCGCGATCTTTGGCGGACTGTTTCCGCTGAATGGCAGCAAGGAAGAGGCAGCCGCGCTGGTCGGTATTACGACGATCGCCGTCATGCTGCTGTGGGAGCGATTCCGTCCGGCGAAGCTGAAGCTGGTTCCGGGCGCGCTGCTGGGCATTACGGCTGCGACGACGATGGCACAGGTGCTGGGGCTGCATGTAAACCGCGTAAAGGTTCCAGCGAATCTGACGCAGATGATTTCGTTTCCCAGTCTGGATGCACTGCATGGGCTCAAGCTTTCCACAATTGTGGGCACCGCGCTTGCACTTGCATTTATCGCCAGCGCAGAGACGCTGCTTTCTGCCGCTGCCGTCGATCAGATGCAGACGCGCTCGAAGACGAACTACGACCGCGAGCTCGCGGCGCAGGGTATTGGCAATATTTTGTGCGGCCTGGTTGGATCGCTGCCGATGACAGGCGTGATTGTTCGCAGCTCTGCAAACGTACAGGCCGGGGCGGAGACACGGCGCTCGGCGATTCTGCACGGGGCGTGGATGTTGGTTTCCGTCGTGCTGCTTGGATCGATGCTGCGCTTGATTCCAACGGCGAGCCTGGCTGCGGTGCTGGTGCTGGTCGGTATCAAGTTAGTGAAGCCGGCAGAGATAAAAAAACTGGGCCGCTTCGGTGTGGTTCCGGTACTGATCTACTTCGCTTCGATGATCACGATTGTTGCTACGGACCTGTTGACTGGCGTACTGGTCGGCGTTGGATTGTCGCTGATGCGCCTGCTGTACACCGTCACGCACCTTGAGGCACGCGTCGTTGAAGAGGAGAACAACACCCATATTCATCTGAACGGGGTGGGCACATTCCTGGCGATTCCGCGGATTGCACAGGCGCTCGACAAAGTTGGCCCGGGCAAGGATGTGCACATCCACTGCGCGAATCTGCGCTACATCGATCATGCCTGCATCGAGGTGATCGAAGGCTGGACGGAGCAGAGAGAGCAGAATGGACAGCTTGTCCATGTCGAGATCGAGAAGCTGCATTTGCGGTATCGCGCACGGGTGAGCGAGTCCGTGAGCTAA
- the lepB gene encoding signal peptidase I, with the protein MTKHGKDKQGSSIHELASLCSTLAVGLFVMSFLFQNFVIPSASMASTLLVGDHVVVERVSLSPSSSLPNFIPYSDLKRDEPVVFFRPAPNAQGDHDILIKRVIGIPGDRIHLRHGVVYRNGVALHEPYAAMPNATNYDPYNDDFPALPANEGRDVLATWSVDLPTHIQGEDLIVPPGYYFMMGDNRTNSFDSRYWGLVPRANLIGRPLFVYWSFRMSEEQQYKTSTADKTSFALHEFLHFFDETRWDRTLKRIQ; encoded by the coding sequence ATGACCAAACACGGCAAAGACAAGCAAGGCTCCAGCATTCACGAACTAGCTTCCCTCTGTTCCACCCTCGCCGTCGGGCTCTTTGTCATGAGCTTTCTCTTCCAGAACTTCGTCATTCCGTCAGCTTCCATGGCCAGCACCCTGCTGGTAGGTGACCATGTCGTTGTCGAACGGGTCTCCCTCTCGCCCTCTTCTTCTCTGCCGAACTTCATCCCTTACAGCGACCTCAAGCGCGACGAGCCCGTCGTCTTCTTTCGTCCCGCACCCAACGCTCAGGGCGACCATGACATTCTCATCAAGCGGGTCATAGGCATTCCCGGCGACCGCATCCACCTCCGTCATGGTGTTGTCTACCGCAACGGCGTTGCGTTACACGAGCCCTACGCCGCCATGCCCAACGCAACCAACTACGATCCCTATAACGACGACTTCCCCGCTCTTCCTGCCAACGAGGGACGCGACGTACTCGCAACATGGTCCGTCGACCTTCCCACTCACATCCAGGGCGAAGACCTCATCGTTCCTCCCGGTTACTACTTCATGATGGGAGACAACCGCACCAACAGCTTCGATAGTCGTTACTGGGGCCTCGTCCCACGCGCCAACCTTATCGGCCGGCCGCTCTTCGTGTACTGGTCCTTTAGGATGTCAGAAGAGCAGCAATATAAGACATCAACTGCCGACAAAACCAGCTTTGCTCTTCACGAGTTTCTCCATTTCTTCGACGAAACCCGCTGGGATCGCACACTCAAGAGAATTCAGTAG
- the rplA gene encoding 50S ribosomal protein L1, with product MARKISKNLAKARALVEPRSYVLADAVPLLQKAKYAKFDETVDLTLRLGVDPKHADQMVRGTVVLPHGLGKTKIVAVIASGDKVKDAQAAGAEFFGGEELVEKIQKENWTAFDALIATPDMMKSVGRLGKVLGPKGLMPNPKTGTVTTDVASAVKEIKAGKVEFRTDKTALVHVPVGKLSFDPQKLIDNATTVITSVVKAKPAAAKGKYIKGVTLSSTMGPGIQLDYAAAEAAGKA from the coding sequence ATGGCTAGGAAGATTTCAAAGAATCTGGCGAAGGCGCGTGCGCTCGTTGAGCCCCGTTCTTACGTTCTGGCGGATGCGGTTCCGCTTCTGCAAAAAGCAAAGTACGCAAAGTTTGATGAGACGGTCGACCTGACGCTGCGTCTGGGTGTCGATCCCAAGCATGCTGACCAGATGGTTCGTGGCACGGTGGTTCTGCCACACGGTCTGGGTAAGACGAAGATCGTGGCTGTGATTGCTTCGGGTGACAAGGTGAAGGATGCACAGGCCGCGGGTGCTGAGTTCTTCGGTGGCGAAGAGCTGGTTGAGAAGATTCAGAAAGAGAACTGGACGGCATTCGATGCGCTGATCGCGACTCCCGACATGATGAAGTCGGTTGGCCGTCTGGGTAAGGTTCTCGGCCCGAAGGGTCTGATGCCCAACCCGAAGACTGGTACGGTGACCACGGATGTGGCCTCGGCGGTGAAAGAGATCAAGGCCGGTAAGGTTGAGTTTCGTACCGACAAGACGGCTCTGGTTCACGTTCCGGTAGGCAAGCTTTCGTTCGATCCGCAGAAGCTGATCGACAACGCGACGACCGTCATCACCAGCGTGGTGAAGGCGAAGCCTGCGGCGGCGAAGGGCAAGTACATCAAGGGCGTGACGCTGAGCTCGACGATGGGCCCCGGAATTCAGCTGGACTACGCGGCGGCTGAGGCTGCCGGCAAGGCGTAA
- a CDS encoding alkaline phosphatase family protein has product MTGKNVAVCLLAASLAGSMNAQEGSAAKSIPHLDHVFVIMMENHGYGQIVNNPNAPFINAYMKSANTATNYFAIAHPSLTNYLEVVGGSNFGVHTDNYPDWHNKNCTTNLASGIPATDNPASPIICPIEGTGTDAATPAIDYTNETQGPPGTINIDGKQSIPADKNITGKTIADQLAAYGMRWKSYQESQPENPDTVNISDGFYTNNTDFSKVLPAQTPALSQSDIVALYAVKHNPFLYFRSVQEGWDPLNSMKNSVGFDGPRGLFADLASGHVPEYSFVVPNQCNDQHGRGNAGAFCNYDPNDNGTQAGLNPALIYRGDVTVKRLVNAIHKSPVWHEGRTAIVVVWDENDYATVPETNQVLLIVDTNYGVRGVQSSKRYDHFALLKTIEAGLGLPCLNHACDSNEQVMSDLFARGGGRGDGDGDWDDQ; this is encoded by the coding sequence ATGACGGGAAAGAATGTTGCGGTATGTTTGCTGGCTGCGTCCCTGGCCGGTTCCATGAACGCGCAGGAGGGCAGCGCGGCCAAGAGTATTCCTCACCTGGATCACGTCTTCGTGATCATGATGGAGAACCACGGGTATGGGCAGATTGTGAACAACCCGAATGCTCCGTTTATCAACGCCTATATGAAGTCGGCGAACACGGCGACCAACTACTTCGCCATTGCACATCCGAGCCTGACGAACTATCTGGAGGTCGTGGGCGGATCGAACTTCGGCGTCCACACCGACAACTATCCTGACTGGCACAACAAGAACTGCACGACGAACCTGGCGTCCGGCATCCCAGCGACGGACAACCCGGCCAGTCCGATCATCTGCCCGATCGAGGGCACGGGCACAGACGCCGCCACTCCGGCGATCGACTACACAAACGAGACACAGGGCCCTCCAGGAACGATCAACATCGACGGCAAGCAGAGCATTCCAGCGGACAAGAACATCACCGGCAAGACGATCGCCGACCAGCTGGCGGCGTACGGCATGCGCTGGAAGAGCTATCAGGAGAGCCAGCCCGAGAATCCGGATACGGTCAACATCAGCGACGGCTTCTATACGAACAACACGGACTTCAGCAAGGTGCTTCCGGCGCAGACCCCTGCGCTCTCGCAGAGCGACATCGTGGCGCTGTATGCGGTGAAGCACAATCCTTTTCTTTATTTCAGAAGCGTGCAGGAGGGATGGGATCCGCTGAACTCGATGAAGAACTCGGTAGGCTTCGATGGGCCTCGCGGGTTGTTTGCGGACCTGGCTTCGGGACATGTTCCGGAGTACTCGTTTGTCGTGCCGAACCAGTGCAACGACCAGCATGGCCGCGGCAATGCCGGCGCCTTCTGCAACTATGACCCGAATGACAACGGAACGCAGGCGGGACTGAACCCGGCGCTGATCTATCGCGGCGACGTGACGGTGAAGCGGCTGGTGAATGCGATCCATAAGTCGCCGGTATGGCATGAGGGCCGCACCGCCATTGTGGTGGTGTGGGATGAGAACGACTATGCGACGGTTCCGGAGACTAACCAGGTACTGCTGATCGTGGACACGAACTACGGTGTACGCGGTGTGCAGAGCTCGAAGCGGTACGATCACTTCGCGTTGCTGAAGACGATTGAGGCGGGTCTGGGGCTTCCGTGCCTGAACCATGCCTGCGACAGCAACGAGCAGGTGATGTCGGACCTGTTTGCGCGGGGCGGTGGCCGTGGTGATGGTGACGGCGATTGGGACGACCAGTAA
- the rplJ gene encoding 50S ribosomal protein L10: MALSRSQKSDKVKKLAAELETSTSAIIGTFTGLTASKDFDLRKTVRAAGGSYHVVKNKLAAKSAEGTKIEAALKGLKGVNSVAYTSGDPVALAKALSSWVKENSEFTFKLGIVDGEVLTVQQIGELATMPGKEEIFAKLLFLINAPAQRLATVINATGRDLAVVINQGVEKGKFTGAAPAAKAEAAAPVAEAHAEESAAGEQPSGAAQPENATASQAGEAADAAPAEG; the protein is encoded by the coding sequence ATGGCACTGTCCAGATCACAGAAGTCGGATAAGGTAAAGAAGCTCGCGGCAGAGCTGGAGACCTCGACCTCGGCTATTATCGGTACGTTTACCGGGCTGACGGCGTCGAAGGACTTCGACCTGCGCAAGACGGTTCGTGCTGCCGGTGGCAGCTATCACGTGGTGAAGAACAAGCTGGCGGCGAAGTCGGCTGAGGGAACGAAGATCGAGGCGGCTCTGAAGGGCCTGAAGGGTGTGAACTCGGTTGCGTACACCTCGGGCGATCCGGTAGCGCTGGCCAAGGCTCTCTCGAGCTGGGTCAAGGAGAACTCGGAGTTCACCTTCAAGCTGGGAATCGTAGACGGCGAAGTCCTGACGGTTCAACAGATTGGTGAGCTGGCAACGATGCCGGGCAAGGAAGAGATCTTTGCCAAGCTGCTGTTCCTTATCAATGCTCCTGCGCAGCGGTTGGCGACGGTGATCAATGCGACCGGACGCGATCTGGCTGTGGTGATCAACCAGGGCGTGGAGAAGGGCAAGTTCACGGGTGCGGCTCCGGCGGCGAAGGCCGAGGCGGCAGCTCCTGTGGCTGAGGCTCATGCAGAGGAATCTGCGGCTGGCGAGCAGCCTTCGGGCGCAGCGCAGCCGGAGAATGCGACGGCATCGCAGGCTGGCGAAGCGGCAGACGCGGCGCCTGCTGAGGGGTAA
- the rph gene encoding ribonuclease PH: MPDAPSPVFRPDSRPADSLRPVRITPGFVAMAEGSVLIETGNTRVLCNASVEQGVPAWLRNSGRGWVTAEYGMLPRATLTRTPREAERGKIGGRTHEIQRLIGRSLRSVVDMKALGERTVILDCDVLQADGGTRTAAISGAAVALAIALQKLVAAGTLKASPLRQMVAATSVGIVDGNVLLDLCYEEDSRATVDMNVVMLANGGLVETQATAEKDFYSRAQLNEMLDYAEKGIHQLLAAQQSAILAAL; this comes from the coding sequence ATGCCCGACGCACCATCGCCCGTCTTCCGTCCGGACTCCCGCCCCGCCGATTCCCTCCGCCCCGTCCGCATCACCCCCGGCTTCGTTGCCATGGCCGAAGGCTCCGTCCTCATCGAGACCGGCAACACTCGCGTCCTCTGCAACGCCTCCGTCGAGCAGGGCGTCCCCGCCTGGCTCCGCAACTCCGGCCGCGGCTGGGTCACCGCCGAATACGGCATGCTCCCCCGCGCCACCCTTACCCGCACCCCCCGCGAGGCCGAGCGTGGCAAGATCGGCGGACGCACTCACGAGATCCAGCGCCTCATCGGCCGCAGCCTCCGCTCCGTCGTCGACATGAAGGCCCTCGGTGAGCGCACCGTCATCCTCGACTGCGACGTCCTCCAGGCCGACGGTGGAACCCGTACCGCCGCCATCTCAGGAGCCGCCGTCGCGCTCGCCATCGCGCTTCAGAAACTCGTCGCCGCCGGAACCCTCAAGGCCTCACCCCTGCGCCAGATGGTCGCCGCCACCTCCGTCGGTATCGTCGACGGCAACGTCCTGCTCGACCTCTGCTACGAAGAGGACTCACGCGCCACCGTCGACATGAACGTCGTCATGCTCGCCAACGGAGGCCTCGTCGAAACCCAGGCCACCGCCGAGAAGGACTTCTACTCACGCGCCCAGCTCAACGAGATGCTCGACTATGCTGAAAAAGGAATCCACCAGCTGCTCGCCGCGCAGCAATCCGCCATCCTCGCCGCACTCTAA
- a CDS encoding tagatose 1,6-diphosphate aldolase, whose protein sequence is MPKLTPGKLAGLKAVSDSRGVIAAAAMDQRGSLQKSLAKERGAAANAADLEQFKINVTEVLTKHASAILLDPEYGLPASKERNKAGLLLAYEKTGYDAATPGRLPDLLDLWSVRRLKEAGADCIKILLYYTPYEKSSINNHKHAWVERIGDECLAHDIPFFLETVGYDAEGGDEKSLEYAKKKPEVVSGSMAEFGKERYNVDVLKVEVPVEMAFVEGTKAFKGERAYTRAEALQHFRDAETMTHKPFIYLSAGVSNPVFIETLELAAESGTKFNGVLCGRATWKDGIPIYAKQGAKAFHEWLETTGVQNIENVNNALKAASPWYLKFGAKSLAELG, encoded by the coding sequence ATGCCGAAGCTGACCCCCGGTAAACTTGCAGGACTCAAGGCCGTATCCGACTCGCGCGGCGTTATCGCCGCCGCTGCCATGGACCAGCGCGGCTCCCTCCAGAAATCCCTTGCCAAAGAGCGCGGCGCCGCGGCCAACGCCGCCGACCTCGAGCAGTTCAAGATCAACGTCACCGAAGTGCTTACAAAGCATGCTTCCGCCATCCTCCTCGATCCCGAATATGGCCTGCCCGCCTCCAAGGAACGCAACAAGGCTGGTCTCCTGCTCGCCTATGAGAAGACCGGATACGACGCTGCCACCCCTGGCCGTCTGCCCGACCTGCTCGATCTCTGGAGCGTTCGCCGCCTCAAGGAAGCCGGGGCCGACTGCATCAAGATTCTTCTCTACTACACCCCCTACGAGAAGAGCTCCATCAACAATCACAAGCATGCCTGGGTTGAGCGTATCGGCGACGAGTGCCTCGCCCACGACATTCCCTTCTTCCTCGAAACCGTCGGTTACGACGCCGAGGGCGGCGATGAGAAGTCGCTCGAATACGCCAAGAAGAAGCCCGAGGTCGTCTCTGGTTCCATGGCCGAGTTCGGCAAAGAGCGCTACAACGTCGACGTCCTCAAGGTTGAGGTTCCCGTCGAAATGGCCTTCGTCGAGGGCACCAAAGCCTTCAAGGGCGAGCGTGCCTATACACGCGCTGAGGCGCTGCAACACTTCCGCGACGCCGAAACCATGACCCACAAGCCCTTTATCTACCTCTCGGCTGGCGTCTCCAACCCGGTCTTTATTGAAACTCTCGAGCTCGCCGCCGAATCCGGTACCAAGTTCAACGGCGTCCTCTGCGGCCGCGCCACCTGGAAGGATGGCATCCCGATCTACGCCAAGCAGGGTGCAAAAGCCTTCCACGAGTGGCTCGAGACCACCGGGGTGCAGAACATCGAGAACGTCAATAATGCTCTCAAGGCCGCCAGCCCCTGGTACCTCAAATTCGGTGCCAAGAGCCTCGCTGAGCTTGGCTAA
- the rplL gene encoding 50S ribosomal protein L7/L12 codes for MADIQQLEDQIVSLSLLEASALVKKLEERLGVSAAAAAVAVAPAAGGGAAAPAAEEKTEFTVILKDAGANKINTIKAVREVTALGLKEAKDLVDGAPKPLKENVSKDDAAAIAKKFEGIATVEIK; via the coding sequence ATGGCAGACATTCAGCAGTTGGAAGATCAGATTGTTAGCCTGAGCCTGCTCGAGGCTTCGGCTCTGGTGAAGAAGCTTGAGGAGCGCCTTGGCGTTTCGGCTGCAGCTGCAGCCGTTGCGGTCGCTCCGGCGGCAGGCGGCGGCGCAGCTGCTCCTGCAGCAGAAGAGAAGACCGAGTTCACCGTCATCCTGAAGGATGCAGGCGCGAACAAGATCAACACCATCAAGGCTGTACGCGAAGTCACCGCTCTTGGTCTGAAGGAAGCCAAGGACTTGGTGGACGGCGCTCCCAAGCCTTTGAAGGAGAATGTCTCGAAGGACGACGCGGCTGCGATCGCGAAGAAGTTCGAGGGCATTGCTACCGTCGAGATCAAGTAG
- a CDS encoding carbonic anhydrase: MQQLIDGYSRFRSKVYPQHSKLFEKLAKGQQPQALFITCADSRVMPEMMMQCEPGVLFSCRNAGNLIPPPSEVGSGVPATIEYAIRVLKIRDIVVCGHSDCGAMKGILKIDELESLPVVRGWLEHAGPSARWLTKMLKKTTTMSFEETLEAVTEANIIVQMQNLRMHPSVDEAIRQGALHLHGWMYDIGSGAIRQFDPETGAFTPLIADGRTETHSEPAKKIA; this comes from the coding sequence ATGCAGCAGTTGATTGATGGCTACAGCCGTTTCCGTTCCAAGGTCTATCCGCAGCACTCCAAACTCTTCGAAAAACTTGCCAAAGGCCAGCAGCCGCAGGCTCTGTTCATCACCTGCGCAGACTCGCGTGTGATGCCCGAGATGATGATGCAGTGCGAGCCTGGTGTGCTGTTTTCGTGCCGCAATGCGGGCAACCTGATTCCTCCTCCGAGCGAAGTTGGCAGCGGTGTGCCGGCGACGATCGAGTATGCGATCCGCGTTCTGAAGATTCGTGACATTGTGGTTTGCGGTCACTCGGATTGCGGCGCTATGAAGGGCATTCTGAAGATAGATGAGCTGGAGTCGCTGCCGGTGGTTCGGGGCTGGCTGGAGCATGCGGGCCCATCGGCGCGCTGGCTGACGAAGATGCTGAAGAAGACGACCACGATGTCCTTTGAGGAGACGCTGGAGGCGGTGACCGAAGCCAACATCATCGTCCAGATGCAGAACCTGAGGATGCATCCGTCGGTGGATGAGGCGATCCGGCAGGGAGCGTTACATCTGCATGGATGGATGTACGACATCGGCAGCGGTGCGATCCGGCAGTTCGATCCTGAGACGGGAGCCTTCACCCCCTTGATTGCAGACGGCCGCACGGAAACGCACAGCGAGCCTGCGAAGAAGATCGCCTAA